GCCGTCACTGCGGATGCAGCAGTGCAGCTTGGTGAACGGGTCGGCGATCATCTGCCCGGCCAGTACGTCGTCGACGGTGATCGGATCTCGGTAGTAGGCCTCGGGATTGTCGGCGGCGTTGAATCGTGCAGATACCGCAACCTCAGCCAGCTGCTCGATGGTGGTGCCGTAGGTGTGCATGTGCCGACGCGCCGCCATTGCGTACTTGGAGATCAGAGTGTGCCCGTAGGGTGCCTCCCACTGCAGCGGCCCGCGGGCACCCCAGTTGATGCTGGCTCCCCGCAGGCCTTTTCGAAGATCAGCCCGCGCGGTCGACCCGTAGGTGAGCAGCACCACGTCGGCGTGCCCGGCGGCGATGGCATCGGCGGCATGTGCTGCCATCACCTCCCATGACGCGCCCCCGACGGCGGTCGAGTCAATCCATCTGGGCCGCAGACCGAGGTACTCACCGACGTCGACCGGAGGTAGGGTGCCCTGCCCGGTGGAGGCCAGTCCGTCGACATCGGCGGGTGTCAGCCCGGCATCCGCCAGTGCCCGCCGACTAGCCTGCGCGATCAGCTCATAGGGACTCTTGTCGTCGACTCGGCCGACGTCGGACAGCGCAACCCCGGCAATCGCAACACCGCGATTCACTGCGCGCGGTCCTGCGCCAGCAATTCGGCCAGCACCTCGGTGGGCTCAGCGAAGAGATGTCGGAACACATGCGCGCGTTTGAGATATAGGTGCATATCGTTTTCGAAGGTGTAGCCCATGCCGCCGAATACCTGGATCCCGGCGGCGGCGTTGTCCACCGCAGCCGAGCCTGCGACAGTCACCGCCGAGAGTACCTGCCACAGCGCGTCGGCACGCCCGTCAGCTAGTGCGATCGCGGCGAAGAACGCCTGTGCCTGTGCGGCTTCGGCAGCAATCTCCATATCGACGCAGGCGTGTTTGATGGCCTGATGCACACCGATCGGCTTACCGAACTGCTCTCGTGTCTTGGCATGTTCGGTCGCTGAGGCGCCTGCCGCGGCCGCCAGACCGGACAGGAACGCCGCCGACAGCACCATGGCCCGACCCCAGATCCATTCGTCGTCGGTGGGCAGCCAGTGCCGAGGTTCGGCGGATTCGACGGTGGCGGTGGCGATTCGGGTACCGGGGTCAGCGGCATCCACCGGCGTCAGTTCGCCGAGCGACTCGATGTCGATGACCGCAGCCCCGCTGCGGGCCACCACGAGTGCATAAGAGGCCCCAGTGGGTTCGAAGACGTCGAAGGTGCCTTTGATGGGCCGGACTTCACCGTCGCCTCGCAGCACCGCGAGCGCCACCAATGCACGTCCGGAACCGATGTGCTCGGCAAGCGCAGTGTCCCCGCTGCGCGCGGCCACCCGGGCGGCCAGGGTGCAGGCCAGGAACGGGCCGGGTGCGAGTCGCTTACCGAGTTCGATGAACAGCAACACCTCGTCGTCGAACGGCCGACCGGACCCACCGAACTCCTCGTCGAGCCCGAGTGTGAGCAAGCCCATCTCCGCACCCTCGCGCCAGAGCTGTTCGGGCACTGACATTTCCGCATTCCGGTCGGCGCGGATGCGTTCGACCGGCATCCGTTCGGCGAGGAACTCCCCTGCCGCCGAAACGATTTCGAGCTGTTCAGCTCCTGGTAACAGGTTCACGGCCGTCTCCTGACTGATCACTCATCGGGGCAGCCCCAACACCCGCTCGCCGACGATATTGCGCTGAATCTCCGAGGTGCCGCCGCCGATCGCCTGGGAGAAGCTGTAGTAGTAGTAGCCCACCCACCCGTCGATGTCCCATCGTGACGAATGACGATTCGACGCGGGACCAACAATGTCCATCGCCAATTTGCCTATTTCCTTGGCCAACTCTGCATACATCAACTTGACGATCGACCCACGCGGGCCTGGGGTTTCGGTCTTCATCGCCTCACAGATATTGGTGTACGTAAGCGCGCGCAGCGCTGCGACCGATGCCCGTGCGTGAGCCAGTCGGCGGGCGATCTCGTCGTCGGCAATTGCCGGCCGGCGACCATCGGGGCCGACATGGTCGCGCGCATAGTCGATGAGGTCTTCGATGATCTTGGCCAGTCGAACCTGGTTCGCGGTGAAGGCGGTCCCCCGCTCGAACGACAGCGTGGCCATCGCAACCGACCACCCCGCACCGACATCGCCCACCACATTGGACAGCGGGATACGGACATCGTCGTAGAACACCTCGCAGAATTCGGCGCCGCCCTCGATGGTCTCGATCGGGCGGACATCGATACCCGGTGTGCTCATATCGCAGATCACCCAGGTGATGCCGCTGTGCTTGCCGCCGGTGTTGTCGGTGCGGACCAAGAGTTCCTGGTAGTCGGCGACAGTGGCGAAGCTGGTCCACAACTTCTGTCCGGAGACGACCAAGTGATCGCCGTCGACTACCGCTTTGGTGCGCAGCGCCGCCAGGTCCGATCCGGCGTCCGGCTCGGAGAATCCTTGACACCAGATCACCTCGCCACGAAGGATTTTCGGCAGATGAAGGGACTTCTGCGCATCAGTGGCCCTGGTGATCAGTGTCGGCCCGGCGTGCGACAGGCCGACGAAGCACGCGTCGATACCGGGGAATCCCCGTGCGGCGTACTCCTCGTACCAGATCAGCTGTTGCAGCAGGGTCAGGCCCTTGCCGCCATACTCCTGCGGCCACGCGATGCCGGCCCAGCCGCCCGCCCATTGGGTGCGCTGCCAGGCCAGGTCGTACTCACGGATGCCCGCATCGTCACGGGGGCGGGGTTCGCTCGGCTTGTTCTCGTCGAGCCAGGTGCGGACCTGATCGCGGAACTCGATCTGGTCAGGAGTGAAGTCCAGGTCCATACTAACGAGTGTAGGTGACAGGATCGTCAGAAACAATGGCGCCACAGCGACGGTGGAGCGCGTAATAGTCGCGTAAGTACACGCTACTCACCCGGTCCGTTTTAGTGACGAACAAGTCAGATACTCGTATCTCACGACGATTCCCGATACCTGTCGACCAGCTGCTCGGCCCCCCGCGCCAGCAGTGCTACATCCGCACCGACCAGCACGAAACTCGCGCCGGCTGCGACGTACCGCCGCGCAATCGCCTCGTTGAACGCATTCACCCCGGCACTCTTGCCGTGTGCCACGATCGTCGCCAGCGCAGTCTCGATGGTGTGCACCACCTCCGGGTGTTCGGGCTGGCCGAGCTTGCCCATCGACGCGGCCAAGTCGGCGGGTCCGATGAATACCGCGTCCACGCCGTCGACATCGGCGATGTCACCTAGCTGCTCCAGCGCCGCCACCGTCTCAACCTGCACGGTCAGCGACACCGATGCGTCCGCGGTCGCCAGGTAGTCCGAGATCCGATTCCACCGGGACGCGCGCGCTAGGGCGCTGCCCACGCCGCGGATGCCGGTGGGTGGGTAGCGCGTGGCCGCCACCGCCGCACAGGCTTCCGCGGGGTCGTCGATCATCGGGACGATGAGGTTCTGCACTCCGATGTCGAGTAGCCGCTTGATCGTGACCGGGTCTGCGGACGGCGGGCGCACCAGGACGTCGACGTCGGGGTAGCCGGCCAGCACCTGCAACTGTTCCAGCGTGGTGTGCAGATCGTTGGGAGCATGTTCCTGGTCCAGCAGCACCCAGTCGATACCGGACCCCGCACAGATCTCGGTGACGTACCCGCTTCCAGAAGCCAGCCACATGCCGAATCTCGGGCGTCCGGCCCAGATCCGTTGCACCCACCGGTTCACGACGACTCCCGATCAAACAACACCGAGACGGTGCCCAGCGGTCCGTAGTCGGCGACGAAGGTGTCCCCCAGCTCGGCGAATACCGGCTTGGTGAATGACCCGGACAAGATCACCTCACCGCGCTGCAGCGAAACACCGTGCGGAGCCAGCCTGTTCGCTAACCAGGCGACACCGTTACCGGGGTGGTTGAGCACCGCGGCGGCGACCCCGGACTCCTCGATGGTTCCGTTACGCAGCAGCAGTGCCGATACCCAGCGCAGATCGACGTCCAACGGCCGGAAGACCCGTCCCCCCAGCACCAGACCCGCGTTGGCGGCGTTGTCGGCGATGGTATCGACGATGGTGCGCAAGTGGCCGGTCTCGGGATCGGACATCTGCACCCTGGCATCGAGTATTTCCATTGCGGGCGTGACGAATTCGGTGGCGCGCAATACGTCGAACAGGGTGACGTCAGGCCCCTGTAGTGTTTCGCCGAGCACGAAGGCCAATTCGACTTCGACGCGGGGACGGATGAACCGGTCGGGCGGTACGCGTCCGCCGTCTTCGAAGAACATGTCATCGAACAGCGCACCGTAGTCGGGTTCGTCGATCGAGACCGCGCGCTGCATCACGTTGGAGGTCAGACCGATCTTGCGGCCCTTGACCTTTCGGCCATCCGCGACCTTGTGCTCCACCAATGCCCGTTGGACGGCGTACGCATCCTCGATGGTCATGTCGGGGTAGTCCAGCGACAGTTGTCGGATCGGCGTGCGAGTCCGCTCGGCGCCGTACAGCCGACGAGCGATGTCTTCGAGGGCAGCGGGATCGGGGCGGGTCATCTCGTCAGAAACTCCACCGCTGCCGCATTGAACGCCTCTGGGTCTTCGAAATGCGGCCAGTGCCGCACCGACGGCATCTCGAACACCTCGGAGTTCGGGATCAGATCCGCAATGGTGCGTGCGGTGTCCTGGTAGACGCCGTGGTCCTTGCCGGAGGCGACGATCATCACCGGCGCGCTGATACCCCGCCACTTGTCGTCCGGAATCAGATTGCGGTGGCGCACCTTTTCGTCCTGCAGGATCAGCAGCCGGTCGATGGTGTTGCGAGTGTCCGCACGCCGATAGATCGACTGACGCAAACCGATGAGGTCAGGCAGGCGGTTGGCCTCGTCAGCGATCAGATGCGCGAACACGGCGTGCAGCGACTCCCAGGTCGGTTCATTGACCGCCTTGGTCCGTTCCGCGCGAATCCGCGCCATATTCGACGCCGACGCCTCCCGTCCGGCCGGCGACATCAGGATCAGCCTGTCCACCCGGTCGGGGTGGCCCACCGATACGGCGGAGGCGACGAACGCGCCCAGCGACATTGCCACAAGACTGGCCGAGGACATGCCGAAGTGGTCCATCACCCCGAGCACGTGCTCGACGTAGACCGCGATCTCGTAGTCATAGTCGGGCTTGTCGGTGAAGCCATTGCCCACCATATCGATGGCCACGCAATGGAAGTGCTCGCTCAACGCGGCCAAGTTGGGCGCGAATGTCTCCCAGTGCCCGCCGGTGCCGTGCAGCAGGATGGCGTGCGGCTTGGCTGGATCGCCGGCCTCGACGTAGCGCGTCCGCACCGTCGTTCCGTTGACCTCGATATCGATGAACCCCTGACGGAACTCGAGCTCCTTCAGATACATCCAGATGCTGCGGTAATCGCCGGTATCGGGCCCGGAGCCCCACTCCGCCTCGGTATGCGGTGCCTGCGCTTGGGTCATCTCACCCTTCCTGATCATCTTTCTGACATCCTTGTCAACTTATTCTCGTGACGCCAGACGAGTACGTCAATGGTGCCATAACCACTATGTTCCCATGTAAATAACAGATGAGATGGACCGATGCCCCCCTTGTAACACCCCGATCCGATCACGTCCCGCGCATTGATTCTGACAGTTGTATGCGGTAATACTTGGCAGGTGACTTCTTCCGCCGGACGCCGCGAACTCGCCGAGTTGGTGAACGAGTTCGCCGCTGTGCGGGTGTCGTTGGACGTCAACGGCAACGGGCCTCGCCTGCTCGTCGAAGACTTGGAGAGCGGCCAGCACGTTTTTCTGTGCCCCCTTGAGCTGGCCAGCTTCACCCAGGCCACACCACAGGACCGTGAAGACTGGCTGTGGGTTGGCAACTTCCGCGGCGAACGTCGACCACGGGAGCAGCGGTGAATACACCCGATGTCGACCTGGTCGGCCTGGGTATGACAGCGATGTCGCTGCAGCCCGGGGCGACGCCGCTGCACCTGGCCGCCGAGGCGAGTGCCGCCGCGCTGGCCGATTCTCAGATCGGCCGCGCCGAGATCGACGGGCTGCTGGTCGGCTCCTCGCAAGGCGTGCGACCGGACCGCCTCGGTGTCGGATTCGCCGCGGCCGGCGGGTTCGGGGATCTGCGGCTGCTCGAACACGTTGAGATCAAGGGCGCCACCACCATTGCGATGATTCAGCGCGCCCGCCACGCGATCTTGACCGGCGAGGCGTCGACCGTGCTCTGCGTTTTCGCGGACACACCGTTGGTCGCAGGCAAGGGAGCGGGTTCGACGTATGCGCACAGTGGCGGCAATGCCGGGATCCGCGGCTTGGAGCGCGCCTCCGGGCTGCTCGGCTCGGTACCGACGTACGCCCTACTGGCCCAGCGTTGGCTGCACATCACAGGCACGGACCCGACCGCCCTGCGTTCGGTTGCCGTCACCGCCCGGGGCTGGGCGCTGGGTAACCCGGATGCCGTGAATCGAGAACCGCTCGACGACGCTGGCTACGACGCCAGCCCGATGATCGCCGAACCATTGCGCCGGCTCGACTGTGCCCGCCCGGTGAACGGCGCGGTCGCAGTGGTACTGACGGGCCGGCCCTCGATCGGGACCAACCGGCTGCGGGTGCGCGGCGCCGGCCGCGACCATCCGGTGCGACGCCGCCGCGCGAGCGCGGAGTCATGGTTCGGCGGGGGCCGCCGAGCAGTGGACGACGCACTGCAGCAGGCCGGCATGACCCGGTCGGACCTCGATATCGCCGAGCTGTATGACCCGTTCTCGATCGTCACGCTGCTGCTGCTCGACGAATACCAGCTGACCGGCGACGTTCCCGCGGGCTCCTTTGTGCGCGACGGCCAGACCGGCCCCGGCGGGGCGCTGCCGACCAACACCGGCGGGGGGCAGCTGTCCGGTTTCTATCTGCAGGGCATGACGCCGCTGGCCGAGGCAGTCGTCCAGCTGCGTGGCGCCGGCGGGCAACGCCAGGTCCCGGACGCGACGGTGGCACTGGTCGGCGGGATCGGCGGCCGACTGGACCACCACGCCGCGCTGGTGCTGGAGCGTACGGCATGACCACCGTGACGCTGCAGGATTGGTTGCTGGACAACACCCTTGCGCCTACCGTCGTCGGCGATTCGTTGGCGCCGCTGTATGACGCGGCCACCCGGGGTGAGCTCGCGCTGCCGTTCTGCGCCGGGTGCGCGCAGCCCGTCGAACTCGACCAGGAAATCTGCGATATCTGCGGGTCCCCCGAACACAATTGGCGCACAGTCGAACTGCAGGGCATCGTGCACTCCGCGACGCTCATGCACCGGCGCGAACCTGGCCTGGTCCGCGCACAAAACCCGTATCCCATCATCGACATCGAGCTGAACAGCGGGCACCGTCTGGTACTCACCACGCTGCGTCCTGCGGACGCCGCACCCGCTATCGGCACCGCGGCGACTATCGGTTTCCGCCACCTCGGCAATGTCGCGATACCAGCCATCGACACCCTGGAGGACCAGTGACGACTCTCGAACCTGCGACCGACGTTGACGATTTCGACGTCCGCAGCATCGTCCAGACCGACCGCGTGCACGGGTCGGTCTACACTTCCGCCGATATCTTCCGACGTGAGATGGACACCATCTTCAAGACCGGCTGGGTCTACGTCGCGCACGACAGCGAGGTCAGCGAGCCCGGCGATTACCTCACCCGGTTCATCGGTCACGACCCCGTCGTGGTGGTCCGCGGTAAGGACGGAGAGGTCAGGGTCCTGCTCAACCGCTGCACCCATCGCGCCAACAAGCTGTGCAACGCCGAGATGGGCAACGCAAACTCGTTCCGCTGCCCCTATCACGGCTGGACCTTCAGCAACACCGGTGCACTACAAGGTGTTCCGATGCGCGAGGGTTACGGCGACGCCTATCCAGAGGTGCGCGCCGAACTCGGTCTGGCACAGGCCGCGCGGGTGGACAGCTATGGCGGGTTCGTCTTCGCCTCACTGTCCCCCGACGGCGTCTCCCTACGCGAGCATCTCGGCAACGCCGCACGGGCCATCGACCGTCTGCTCAACCTGTCCCCCACCGGCAAGATCGACCTGCGGGCCAACTGGATGAAGCATCTTCACCACGCAAACTGGAAGATGGTGGTGGAGAACAATGTTGACGGCTACCACGCACTGTTCACCCACGCCTCGGTGTACGACGCGATCAAGCCGGCCAAGGTGTCGCACGTCCCGACAAAGGTGGACGTGCTCGTGCGCGATCTCGGCAATGGGCACTCGGAGATCGACTACACCGACGAATACCGGAAGCTTGACGAGGAATTCGTCTGGTACGGACGAATTCCCCGGGCCAAGCTCCCCGACTACGTCGAGGCGCTGGAAGGCGCCTACGGCCCCGAGCAGGCACACGACGCGCTGGTGGTCGGGCCGCCGCACACCTTGATCTGGCCGAACCTGTTCCTCGCCGAGATGAACGTGATGTTCGTCGAGCCGCAGGCTCCGGATCGCACCGTCGCGTATACCACCGCGGTGCTGATTCCCGGCCAGGATGCACTCAACGAACGCACCCTGCGGCGATCCGAGGGTGCGATGGGCCCGGCAGGCTTCCTCATCGCCGATGATGGCGAGATCGGGATGCGCAACCAAGCCGGACTCGCCGCAGAACTGCCGGAATGGCTGGTCCTGGCCCGCGGAGTGTCCGACGACATCACCGACGAGACCGGAATCATCAACCGGGACAAGAGCGCCGAGACACCGCAGCGTGGGTTCTACTCGCAATGGGCGGCCGTCGTCGGCGGGGAGGCATGACCATGACCGCTGACACCACACCCCGGATCCGTCCCGTCCTGCACCCGGTTCCCGACGCCGAGATCGTGGCTTTCCTGAACCTGGAGGCCCGGCTGGCCGACGAGGGCCGCTACTCGGAGTGGGAAGCGCTATGGGCCGATGATGACGACCAGGTCGAGTACCGCGTCCCCATTCACCCCGAGGACAATCCACGGACCACGCTCGCTTATATCAACGACAACCGGCGCCGAATCAAGAGCCGGGTGGCTCAACTCAACACTGGCAATCGACACTCGCAGACACCGCCCTCGGTGATGCGAAGGATGCTGTCCAACTCTGAGGTCGTCGCGGAAGAGGGCGATACCGTCACCGTCGAATCCAACTTCGCGTTGTTCGAATACCGGATACGGCAAAGGTTCTGGGCTGGAAGGGTGATCCACACCGTGCGCCGCTCCCCCGACGGCCCTTGGCTGATCCGCAAGATCGTGCACCTGATCGACGCGGGTGGACCGGTCGAAACCCTGGCATTCCTGATCTGATGTTCATCGGAGACATCGCGGCCAACAATGCCCGCCGCTACCCAGACAAGACCGCGCTCGTCGACGCCGACCGGGCACACACCTGGTCCCAGGTCGACGAACGGGCCCGCCGGCTCGCCAACCACCTGACCACCCGGGGGCTGACACCCGGGGACCGGGTGATGGTGATCGCCCGCAACTGTATTGAATGGCCCGAGATCTCGTTCGGTCTGGCCAAAGCAGGGTTGATCGCCGTTCCGGTCAACATCCGGCTCGCACCCGACGAGGTCGCCCACGTCCGCGAGGATTCCGGTGCCCGGGCGGTGCTCGTTCACGCCGACCACGCGGGCAAGTTCGGCGACGAGCTGACCGGTCTCAGTGTGGTCCTGACGATCGGCCCCGAGTACGAATCGGCCTTGGCCGGCGCGGATCCGATTGCCCCTCAGATCGATATCTCGCCCGACGACATCGCCGTCATCCTGTACACCAGCGGCACCACCGGTCGCGCGAAGGGCGTCATGCATTCCCATCGCGCACTGCTCTATCAGGCTGCTGACACCAACCTGGTCACCGAGGCCAATCGCTCGGACGTCATGCTGGCGACGACGCCGTTCTTCACCGCGGGCGGCATGGTGCGCACGGTGTCCTGGCTGTATCTGGGCCAGACCATGGTGATCCACCAGCGATTCGACCCGCAGGCCGTCATCGATGAGATCGAACGCAGCAGGATCACCTTCACCACATTCATCCCGACCATGCTGCATCGCACCCTGGCCATCCTGGAGGAGGGTCCACCGCGGGACATGTCCAGCCTGCGTCGGATCTCCTACGGTTCGGCCCCCGTGCCGCCGGGCCTGGCCCGCAAGGCGATGGACCTGCTCGGCTGCGATCTCCAGCAGCGGTACGGGCTGACCGAATGCGGTGGGCAGGCAACGATCCTCACCCCACAGGATCATCGCGATATCGTTGCAGGCCGGACATCGATCGCCACTTCGTGCGGCCAGGAAACACCGATGTGCGTCATCCGGGTCATCGGCCCGGACGGCACCGACGCCACCACGGGCGAGGTCGGCGAGATCGTGATCGCCAGCCCCGCCAACGCCATCGGGTACTGGAACCGTCCCGAACAGACTGCGGAGACGTTCCGGCCCGACGGCCTGCGCAGCGGCGACCTCGGCTATCTCGACGGGGACGGCTATCTGCACATCACCGGCCGCAAGACCGACATGATCATCTCCGGTGGGTTCAACGTGTATCCCGCGGAGATCGAGCGCGTCATCGCGCACCACAGCGGGGTCGACCTGGTTGCCGTGGTCGGCGCACCGGACCCGGAATGGGGCGAAACCCCGGTCGCGGTGATCATTCCAAAGTCGCACATCACCGATCGCGATGCGCTGAGTACAGAACTCACGGCGCTGTGTCGTGCCGAGTTGGCCGGCTACAAGCAACCCCGCCGCTTCATGTTCTGGACCGAGTTCCCGCTGGGGCCCGCGGGGAAGATCCTCAAACGCGAGATAGCCAACCAGATAAACAACGTCGTCGATGAGGGTGCGATGGTGCCGGTACCCACCGGATCGACAGAGGAGCACGCGTGACGACCGCCGGCCTGGAGACCATCGAGTTCGAGGTGAGCGACCACGTCGCCACTGTGACACTCAATCGGCCCGAGAAGTTGAATAGTTTCACCGAGCAGATGGCCGCCGACCTCGGCAGTGCGTGGGCGCGAGTACGCGACGACGACGACATTCACGTCGCGGTGCTCCAGGCCAACGGCGACCGAGCCTTCTGCACCGGCATCGACATCGCCGCCGGCACCTGGTGGAAGCACAAAACCATCTTCAACCAGGAAGACCCCGGCGAGCTCCTGGGCCCCAAGGCGCACAAGGTGTGGAAGCCGGTGATCGCCGCACTACACGGCATCGTCGCCGGCGGTGCGATGTACTTCGTCAACGAATGTGATTTCGCTATCTGCAGCGAGACCGCCACCTTCTTCGACCCCCATCCCAATGCGGGCATCGTGTCGGCACTGGAACCCATGGGCATGCTCGCGATGGGCCTTCCCTACGGCGAGGTGATGCGCTGGGCGCTGCTGGGCAGCGAGGAACGGATGACTGCCCAGACCGCACTGCGCATCGGCATTGTCACCGAGATCGTCCCCGACGCTCGATTGCGCTCCCGCGCCGCCGAGTTGGCGGCCGAGGTCGCCGCCCGCCGCCCCGCGGGCATTCAGGGAACAGTCCGCGCCATGTGGGAGGCCCGTGATCTGCCGCCGACGATCGCCGCGCGGCACGGGAAGTTCTACACCGATCTGGGCAATGCCGGCGCCAAGCCGGACTCACTCAACAACAAGAAGAAGCCGCGAACTCGATGAGGAGCGCGCATGACTGACATCAGCAGCCAGCATTTGGTCAAGTTTGACCTTGTTATCGGTGGCGAGTCCACGGTCGCCGCATCCGGCGCCACTTACGACAGCGTGGACCCGTTCACCGGTCGGCCCTGGGCCCGGGTCCCCGACGGCGATGCCACCGATATCGACCGCGCGGTGGCCGCGGCCCGTGCCGCGCTGGACGGGCCGTGGGGTGCACTCACCGCGACCGCCCGCGGCAAGCTGCTGTGGCGCCTGGGCGAGCTCATCGCGCGTGACGCCGAGCAGTTGGCCGAGTTAGAGGTGCGCGACGGCGGCAAGCTGACCCGCGAGATGGTCGGGCAGATGCGCGCGCTGCCGGAGTATTACTTCTACTACGCCGGGCTGGCCGACAAGCTACAGGGCGACGTCGTACCGACCGACAAACCCAACTATCTCGTGTACACCCGGTACGAGCCGGTCGGCGTGGTCGGGGCGATCACCCCGTGGAATTCTCCACTGCTGCTGCTGACCTGGAAGCTGGCGGCCGGTCTGGCCGCAGGCTGCACATTCGTGGTGAAGCCGAGCGACCACACCCCCGCCTCGACGCTCGCGTTCGCAAAGTTGTTCGCCGAGGCCGGTTTTCCGCCGGGCGTGATCAATGTGGTCACCGGCTGGGGCCCACAGACCGGTGCCGCGTTGGCTTCGCATCCCGGCGTGGACAAGATCGCGTTCACCGGGTCGACCGACACCGGGATCCGGGTCGGCAAAGCCGCGATCGAGAACATGACCCGGTTCACCCTGGAGCTCGGCGGCAAGTCCGCACAGGTGGTGTTCGGAGATGCCGACCTCGACGCGGCAGCCAACGGCATCATCGCCGGCGTGTTCGCCGCCACCGGCCAGACCTGCCTGGCCGGGTCGCGATTGCTGGTCCACGAAAGCGTCGCCGACGCACTGGTGCAGCGCATCGTCGCCCGCGCAGCCACCATCAAACTCGGCGACCCGAAAGATCCCGCGACTGAGATGGGTCCGGTGTCGAATCAGCCGCAGTACGAGAAAGTGTTGTCGCACTTCGCCTCTGCCCGTGAGCAGGGAGCCACGATCGCCTACGGCGGCGAGCCGGCCGCCGATCTGGGTGGCTTCTTCGTCAAGCCGACGGTCCTGACTGATGTCGACCCGTCGATGCGGGCCGTCGCCGAGGAGATCTTCGGGCCCGTGCTGGCGGTGATGACGTTCTCCGACGAGGACGAGGCCATCGCCGCCGCCAACTCCACCGAGTTCGGGCTGGCCGCGTCAGTGTGGACCAAGGATGTCCACCTGGCCCACCGCGTCGCCGCGAAGCTTCGGGCCGGCACAGTCTGGGTGAACGCCTATCGCGTTGTCGCCCCCCATGTTCCGTTCGGCGGCATCGGCCACAGCGGTATCGGCCGGGAGAACGGTATCGACGCCGTCAAGGACTTTACCGAGACCAAAGCGGTGTGGGTGGAACTGTCCGGGGAAACCCGCGACCCGTTCACTCTCGGGTAGCGACTCAACAAAGGAGATACACATGACACTCGACCT
Above is a window of Mycolicibacterium boenickei DNA encoding:
- a CDS encoding enoyl-CoA hydratase/isomerase family protein translates to MTTAGLETIEFEVSDHVATVTLNRPEKLNSFTEQMAADLGSAWARVRDDDDIHVAVLQANGDRAFCTGIDIAAGTWWKHKTIFNQEDPGELLGPKAHKVWKPVIAALHGIVAGGAMYFVNECDFAICSETATFFDPHPNAGIVSALEPMGMLAMGLPYGEVMRWALLGSEERMTAQTALRIGIVTEIVPDARLRSRAAELAAEVAARRPAGIQGTVRAMWEARDLPPTIAARHGKFYTDLGNAGAKPDSLNNKKKPRTR
- a CDS encoding aromatic ring-hydroxylating oxygenase subunit alpha, producing MTTLEPATDVDDFDVRSIVQTDRVHGSVYTSADIFRREMDTIFKTGWVYVAHDSEVSEPGDYLTRFIGHDPVVVVRGKDGEVRVLLNRCTHRANKLCNAEMGNANSFRCPYHGWTFSNTGALQGVPMREGYGDAYPEVRAELGLAQAARVDSYGGFVFASLSPDGVSLREHLGNAARAIDRLLNLSPTGKIDLRANWMKHLHHANWKMVVENNVDGYHALFTHASVYDAIKPAKVSHVPTKVDVLVRDLGNGHSEIDYTDEYRKLDEEFVWYGRIPRAKLPDYVEALEGAYGPEQAHDALVVGPPHTLIWPNLFLAEMNVMFVEPQAPDRTVAYTTAVLIPGQDALNERTLRRSEGAMGPAGFLIADDGEIGMRNQAGLAAELPEWLVLARGVSDDITDETGIINRDKSAETPQRGFYSQWAAVVGGEA
- a CDS encoding aldehyde dehydrogenase — encoded protein: MTDISSQHLVKFDLVIGGESTVAASGATYDSVDPFTGRPWARVPDGDATDIDRAVAAARAALDGPWGALTATARGKLLWRLGELIARDAEQLAELEVRDGGKLTREMVGQMRALPEYYFYYAGLADKLQGDVVPTDKPNYLVYTRYEPVGVVGAITPWNSPLLLLTWKLAAGLAAGCTFVVKPSDHTPASTLAFAKLFAEAGFPPGVINVVTGWGPQTGAALASHPGVDKIAFTGSTDTGIRVGKAAIENMTRFTLELGGKSAQVVFGDADLDAAANGIIAGVFAATGQTCLAGSRLLVHESVADALVQRIVARAATIKLGDPKDPATEMGPVSNQPQYEKVLSHFASAREQGATIAYGGEPAADLGGFFVKPTVLTDVDPSMRAVAEEIFGPVLAVMTFSDEDEAIAAANSTEFGLAASVWTKDVHLAHRVAAKLRAGTVWVNAYRVVAPHVPFGGIGHSGIGRENGIDAVKDFTETKAVWVELSGETRDPFTLG
- a CDS encoding class I adenylate-forming enzyme family protein; translation: MFIGDIAANNARRYPDKTALVDADRAHTWSQVDERARRLANHLTTRGLTPGDRVMVIARNCIEWPEISFGLAKAGLIAVPVNIRLAPDEVAHVREDSGARAVLVHADHAGKFGDELTGLSVVLTIGPEYESALAGADPIAPQIDISPDDIAVILYTSGTTGRAKGVMHSHRALLYQAADTNLVTEANRSDVMLATTPFFTAGGMVRTVSWLYLGQTMVIHQRFDPQAVIDEIERSRITFTTFIPTMLHRTLAILEEGPPRDMSSLRRISYGSAPVPPGLARKAMDLLGCDLQQRYGLTECGGQATILTPQDHRDIVAGRTSIATSCGQETPMCVIRVIGPDGTDATTGEVGEIVIASPANAIGYWNRPEQTAETFRPDGLRSGDLGYLDGDGYLHITGRKTDMIISGGFNVYPAEIERVIAHHSGVDLVAVVGAPDPEWGETPVAVIIPKSHITDRDALSTELTALCRAELAGYKQPRRFMFWTEFPLGPAGKILKREIANQINNVVDEGAMVPVPTGSTEEHA
- a CDS encoding aromatic-ring-hydroxylating dioxygenase subunit beta; the encoded protein is MTADTTPRIRPVLHPVPDAEIVAFLNLEARLADEGRYSEWEALWADDDDQVEYRVPIHPEDNPRTTLAYINDNRRRIKSRVAQLNTGNRHSQTPPSVMRRMLSNSEVVAEEGDTVTVESNFALFEYRIRQRFWAGRVIHTVRRSPDGPWLIRKIVHLIDAGGPVETLAFLI